A genomic window from Flavobacterium phycosphaerae includes:
- a CDS encoding TolC family protein translates to MKHQFLITIGILGFTLFGYSQDTITVTKKELLEKVTDANLQVQLAQKNFQAAKADYQQSNALFLPNITASHTVLSTTNPLMAFGSKLNQEILTASDFNPALLNNPAKTQNFATVISVQQPLLNADGLYERKAAKAKMQAYELQSARTKEYMQLEVSKAYRQLQLAYKAVAVLTKAAATAQANLKLVDNYFKQGLVQKTDVLNVQIRVNEVANQWHYAKSSVQNASDYLGFLLNEDTKNKTYQPSEEPENGISITTTATEVPENRKDIQALNQSTSAYQKMYLSSKMNFLPRLNAFGSYELYDQTLFGTKAKGYTVGAQLSWNVFDGYKSIGKMAKAKAEYQKASIETEQYKKQSQLEVNTTNRQLRDAENKVQLSQLALDQAREAYRIRQNRFAQGLEKTTDLLQSETQMIQKELEQLQAVFEYNTTQEYLQFLTN, encoded by the coding sequence ATGAAACACCAATTTCTTATCACTATCGGCATTTTAGGCTTTACGCTTTTCGGCTACAGTCAGGATACGATTACTGTCACTAAAAAGGAGTTACTCGAAAAGGTAACGGATGCCAACCTTCAAGTTCAATTGGCCCAAAAAAACTTCCAAGCTGCCAAAGCAGACTACCAACAATCGAATGCACTCTTTTTGCCCAACATTACGGCAAGCCATACGGTCTTGTCAACCACCAATCCGTTAATGGCTTTTGGTTCCAAATTAAATCAGGAAATCTTAACCGCCTCCGACTTCAATCCGGCGCTCTTAAACAACCCGGCCAAAACGCAAAACTTTGCTACGGTGATTAGTGTACAACAACCGCTGTTGAATGCTGACGGACTATACGAAAGAAAAGCGGCCAAAGCCAAGATGCAAGCGTATGAACTACAGTCGGCACGCACCAAAGAATACATGCAACTCGAAGTAAGTAAAGCCTACAGGCAGTTGCAATTAGCCTATAAAGCGGTAGCCGTTTTAACCAAAGCAGCCGCTACAGCACAAGCCAACTTAAAGTTGGTCGATAACTATTTCAAACAAGGATTGGTTCAAAAAACAGATGTTTTAAATGTTCAGATTCGGGTCAATGAAGTGGCTAATCAATGGCACTATGCCAAAAGTTCGGTTCAAAATGCCTCCGATTATTTAGGGTTTTTATTGAATGAGGATACCAAAAATAAAACCTACCAACCTTCGGAAGAACCCGAAAATGGGATAAGTATCACCACTACAGCAACTGAAGTGCCCGAAAACAGAAAAGATATACAAGCCCTGAATCAATCCACATCGGCTTATCAAAAAATGTACCTGTCCAGCAAAATGAATTTTCTACCCCGACTGAATGCTTTCGGAAGTTATGAACTGTATGACCAAACGTTGTTCGGCACTAAAGCCAAAGGTTATACGGTGGGAGCCCAATTATCCTGGAATGTATTTGACGGGTATAAATCCATAGGTAAAATGGCCAAAGCGAAAGCCGAATATCAAAAAGCAAGCATTGAAACCGAACAATACAAAAAGCAAAGTCAGTTAGAAGTCAATACCACTAATCGCCAATTACGGGATGCGGAAAACAAAGTACAGCTTTCTCAGTTAGCCTTAGATCAAGCTCGGGAAGCATACCGAATTCGACAAAACCGATTTGCACAAGGCTTAGAAAAAACAACCGACTTGCTGCAATCCGAAACCCAAATGATTCAGAAAGAGCTGGAACAACTGCAAGCCGTTTTTGAATACAATACCACCCAAGAGTATTTACAGTTTTTAACGAACTAA
- a CDS encoding efflux RND transporter periplasmic adaptor subunit codes for MKKIITLLSLTSVLLISCGKEKKETLNTEPAIAVKVSGIAADTNGATVTASGKIEAENSANVSTRMMGYVTKVHVKVGQKVTAGQLLVSINNTDLQAKKAQADAGILQASAAYNNAKKDFDRFTALFNQQSASQKELDDMTSRYEMAKAGLEGAKQMRNEVLAQFSYATITAPFSGEVTNTFAKEGDMANPGMPLVSLEGASHLQVTAMVSESDITAIQNGMNAKVLVKSTNQELSGKVIEVSGSAKNTGGQYLVKISLTNPNSKVLSGMFVNVQFPLVSKKQTTPATEKVIVPESALVHQGQLTGIYTVSNGNTAILRWLRIGKTYGNTVEVLSGLSTNEQYIVSAEGKLYNGAKVKID; via the coding sequence ATGAAAAAAATAATAACACTACTGTCACTAACCTCTGTTTTATTGATTTCCTGCGGGAAAGAAAAGAAAGAGACACTTAATACTGAACCGGCCATTGCTGTAAAAGTCAGCGGTATTGCCGCCGATACTAATGGCGCAACGGTAACAGCAAGCGGAAAGATTGAAGCCGAAAACAGCGCTAATGTCAGTACCCGTATGATGGGCTATGTAACTAAAGTTCATGTCAAAGTAGGACAAAAAGTTACCGCCGGTCAACTGTTAGTGAGCATTAACAACACCGATTTGCAAGCCAAAAAAGCACAAGCAGACGCCGGTATTTTACAAGCCTCAGCCGCTTACAACAATGCCAAAAAAGATTTCGATCGCTTTACCGCTTTATTCAACCAACAAAGTGCTTCCCAGAAAGAGCTGGATGATATGACTTCACGTTACGAAATGGCCAAAGCCGGTTTGGAAGGCGCCAAACAAATGAGAAACGAAGTACTGGCTCAGTTTTCCTATGCTACTATTACCGCTCCTTTTTCCGGAGAAGTGACCAATACCTTTGCCAAAGAAGGCGATATGGCCAACCCGGGCATGCCGTTAGTAAGCCTTGAAGGGGCTTCGCATTTACAAGTAACAGCTATGGTTTCAGAAAGCGATATTACTGCCATTCAAAACGGAATGAACGCAAAGGTTTTGGTAAAATCAACTAACCAAGAATTGAGCGGAAAAGTGATTGAAGTCAGTGGTTCAGCCAAAAATACCGGCGGACAATATTTAGTAAAAATTAGTTTAACTAATCCTAATAGCAAAGTACTATCGGGCATGTTTGTCAATGTGCAGTTTCCTTTGGTTAGTAAAAAACAAACCACTCCTGCTACCGAGAAAGTCATAGTCCCCGAAAGTGCTTTAGTACACCAAGGCCAGTTAACCGGAATTTATACTGTCAGCAACGGCAACACCGCTATCTTAAGATGGTTGCGAATTGGTAAAACCTATGGTAATACGGTAGAAGTACTATCAGGATTGTCGACCAATGAACAATACATTGTTTCAGCAGAAGGTAAATTATACAACGGAGCAAAAGTGAAAATAGACTAA